One genomic region from Bombyx mori chromosome 6, ASM3026992v2 encodes:
- the GSTd1 gene encoding glutathione S-transferase delta 1 produces the protein MPVQPIKLYYLPPSPPCRAVMMTARVLELDLHLITTNIMNGEHMTPEYLKMNPQHTIPTMDDNGFILWESRAIQTYLVNAYGKDDSLYPKNPRQRAIIDQRLNFDLGTLYLRYLNLYTPILFRGEAYDQEKADKFDEALGWLNTFLDGRPFVAGENMTVADITIVVTITNIDAFGYDFSSHENIAKWFERTKKMLEPYGYDEIDVTGAKMLASFLKKE, from the exons ATGCCCGTGCAGCCGATAAAGCTGTACTACTTGCCTCCGTCACCGCCTTGTCGTGCTGTTATGATGACGGCCAGAGTATTGGAATTAGACCTGCACCTTATCACCACTAATATCATGAACGGGGAGCACATGACACCGGAATACCTCAAG atGAATCCTCAGCACACAATCCCGACTATGGATGACAACGGATTCATTCTTTGGGAAAG tcgGGCTATTCAAACCTATCTGGTCAATGCATACGGCAAAGACGATTCTCTTTATCCCAAGAATCCTCGCCAACGTGCCATTATCGACCAGCGGTTGAATTTTGATCTTGGCACTTTGTACCTGAGATATCTTAATTTATAC acaCCTATCCTGTTTCGAGGGGAAGCTTACGATCAGGAGAAAGCCGACAAATTCGACGAAGCACTAGGTTGGTTGAACACGTTCCTGGACGGTCGTCCCTTCGTAGCCGGAGAAAACATGACTGTGGCGGATATCACTATTGTTGTTACAATCACTAATATCGAT GCATTTGGTTACGACTTCAGCAGCCACGAAAATATTGCCAAATGGTTCGAGAGAACAAAGAAAATGCTGGAGCCCTACGGCTATGACGAAATCGACGTGACCGGAGCAAAAATGCTGGCTTCTTTCTTGAAGaaggaataa
- the LOC101737832 gene encoding uncharacterized protein LOC101737832: MFKSIIILSALIVFAIAAELPISHRSSEKQVFKTDQRSNEGFESQAVFKDELKDISHPVYKADERIEKNEGRVRIEPVRPTGPVIQQDRMLADEPMPSTDINRNDNIGMPNYGFEPIQSEVTFPGVPYAPGYNYDTGYLSSNNYDLYRDNYLTEPDTSSLGLVWGQLPNARTIVYALGRTLNWVFSSIFVLLLGSILTLGVCSYTNLCTLTFHGIGPIHEEMRSLMTPERLEKISTAADFVKNAIDKYQKIQKVTNLNNVRSRRAIYNL; the protein is encoded by the exons atgtttaaatctattataatattatcggCACTGATAGTTTTCGCAATAGCAGCAGAACTGCCTATATCACATAGATCTTCAGAAAAACAAGTCTTTAAAACTGATCAGCGATCCAACGAAGGGTTTGAAAGTCAGGCTGTTTTCAAAGATGAGCTTAAAGATATTAGTCATCCAGTGTACAAAGCTGATGAAAGGATAGAAAAAAATGAAGGTAGAGTAAGGATTGAACCAGTGAGACCAACTGGACCCGTTATTCAGCAAGATAGAATGTTAGCTGATGAACCTATGCCATCTACTGATATTAATAGAAAT gATAATATTGGAATGCCCAATTATGGTTTTGAACCGATCCAGTCAGAAGTAACTTTCCCAGGTGTCCCTTATGCACCCGGTTATAATTATGACACAGGCTATTTATCTTCTAACAA ttatgatTTGTACCGCGACAACTACTTGACGGAGCCGGATACTTCTTCTTTAGGTTTAGTTTGGGGTCAACTTCCTAATGCTAGG ACAATCGTGTATGCTCTGGGCAGAACCTTGAATTGGGTATTTAgcagtatttttgttttattgctcgGTTCCATTCTAACTCTTGGAGTTTGTTCTTACACCAACCTCTGCACTTTAACGTTCCACGGCATCGGACCTATCCACGAAGAGATGAGATCTCTCATGACACCGGAACGCTTGGAGAAAATTAGTACAGCTGCTGATTTTGTGAAGAATGCTATTGATAAATATCAAAAGATTCAGAAAGTCACTAATTTGAATAATGTGAGAAGTCGTCGTgccatttataatttataa